TGATGCTGAGTCGACCGCTAGTGGTACAACTGATCCTGGTCCAAGCCTCACATCATTAAACTCAAAACTGTCTGATCTCAAGCTCTCGACTTCCTCGACTGGCCATTGAAGTATGTTGCTGCCTGTCTTTTGGTCGAACACGACTGTCCTAGGTATAGACTGTGTGAAAGCGGtcactatgattaattaatgctATGCAGAGATGATCAGTCTtaccaaaaaatattcatgCAAGTACTAAATCTTTGAACACCAAGCTTTTTGCCTTGTCCATATTATACAGGGACAGATATCTTAGTAGGTCGTGAGGCTCGTCAATCTTGAGATATTACAATCAAAAGGTTGAATTATCAAAAAGTTGAGGggcaaaaaggaaaaatgagtaGGGATGAATTGTACCTGAACACAAGCCCATCCTTTCAAGAGATCAAGTTCTTCAGCATCAGTTTCTCTAATCCAACCCCACAAGATTCTCCTTTGCTTATTCTGGTCATAAAATGTCTTTGATGCATAGTATTTTCCATAATCATACCTCAACCCGATTCCCACATCCAAATCCGGGTCATCAGGGGTCCACTTGTTCTTGATCGGGTCATAGGTTCCAAGAGCATAATAATCGTTCTTATCATCGTCTAAACTTGCTTTCAAGACATGCTTAATACCCGGCCCATTTGCAGAAGTGTCCAGCCCATTTTCCTCCGTCAAAGAAACCGGATAAAAGTCAATACACTCCCACATACCCGTACCCGGGACTTGATGCAAGTACCCGTCCAACAACTCATACTTTATAAAGTCCTTGGTTTCGTAAACAAGTGATATACCCGTTTTGTCGACCTTCGAACCAATTGTTATACGCCATTTGTCACCATCTGGACTCAGCCAAGCGGTCGTCGGGTCCCTGAAGTCCTTAAGGCCAATGCCGGGTGGAGGTACCAAGACCGGGTTATTCGGGTCCTTGACCCATTCAAGAAGGAGGGGATCCGATAAGTTGGCGGGGTATGCTAGACACTGCACCTGCACAACATCGTAGGTGTCTCCGGTGTACAACATAATGATCCGACCATCAGGGAGGATTGTCGCGGACCCGGTCCACACTCCATTGATATCATACCATTGATCAGGCACCATGGCGTAGGGGAGGTGGAGCCAGTGGATCAGGTCCCTTGATACAGCATGGCCCCATGTAATATTGCCCCAAACAGCTGAATCTGGATTGTATTGATAGAACAAGTGGTACCATCCATTGTAGTATAATGGACCTGATTTTTAGACATGCACAATTTGTTACATTTGGTATTTGTCATTTTCATTCACATGAAAATCTGCTAACACATCTTGTCATGATTGCTACACATCTAAGGGTTCATGTGGTGATCAAAATGCTAACtcaaaacttcatttttttattaaaaataaaataaacttaatggGTTCACTTCTCGTCACACCTACTAGATAGGACATTATATATCACTTACAAGGATACTTACATAGTCTTTATCAATACAGTCCTTACATCATTAGAAAAATCGAACACAACATTCTAATAGAAAGTAGTATGTTCCTAGCAGTTGAACCAACATCCTCAACTATCACTTTTAGTGTGATCAATATTGTGAAATTCTATAtcgaatcaaattcaaattacaatttcaaataGATGAACATCCATTTGAAAATATCATATCATGTTCcagatataatataattctcTTATATTGTGTTCCATTTAATGGATTTAGAGATCAAATCCATAATATTAATCCATCCAA
This region of Sesamum indicum cultivar Zhongzhi No. 13 linkage group LG4, S_indicum_v1.0, whole genome shotgun sequence genomic DNA includes:
- the LOC105160592 gene encoding beta-fructofuranosidase, soluble isoenzyme I-like; the protein is MATASSASPPHDLESATSYSPIPGDPPAEAQPRTKKLLATILFTCFFLLSLILLIIKQEPDPQPKLNEDSYQSPSTPTYSFSPARPLAEPPSRGVEQGVSEKAFRRVSGGNLSFAWTNVMLSWQKTAYHFQPEKNWMNDPDGPLYYNGWYHLFYQYNPDSAVWGNITWGHAVSRDLIHWLHLPYAMVPDQWYDINGVWTGSATILPDGRIIMLYTGDTYDVVQVQCLAYPANLSDPLLLEWVKDPNNPVLVPPPGIGLKDFRDPTTAWLSPDGDKWRITIGSKVDKTGISLVYETKDFIKYELLDGYLHQVPGTGMWECIDFYPVSLTEENGLDTSANGPGIKHVLKASLDDDKNDYYALGTYDPIKNKWTPDDPDLDVGIGLRYDYGKYYASKTFYDQNKQRRILWGWIRETDAEELDLLKGWACVQSIPRTVVFDQKTGSNILQWPVEEVESLRSDSFEFNDVRLGPGSVVPLAVDSASELDIVASFEVHKETVDEATAEADTGYDCPTSGGAANRGILGPFGIVVLADDTLSELTPIYFYIAKGTNGKAVTHFCADELRSSKAADVDKIVYGSKVPLLQHEKLSIRSLVDHSIVESFAQGGRTVITSRVYPTKAIGRAARVFLFNNATGLSVTASVKIWKMDSADIRPFPFDQL